The following coding sequences lie in one Oncorhynchus nerka isolate Pitt River linkage group LG14, Oner_Uvic_2.0, whole genome shotgun sequence genomic window:
- the LOC115123781 gene encoding keratin-associated protein 4-6-like, translated as MNANWRHRRDSCRLDCCRPNCCRPNCCRPNCCRPDCCRPNCCRPPDCCRPDCCRPDWYRPPDCCRPYCCRPDCCRPPYCCRPD; from the exons ATGAATGcgaactggagacacc ggcgtgacagttgtaGACTAGACTGTTGTAGACCAAACTGTTGTAGACCAAACTGTTGTAGACCAAACTGTTGTAGACCAGACTGTTGTAGACCAAACTGTTGTAG acctccTGACTGTTGTCGACCAGACTGTTGTAGACCAGACTGGTATAGACCTCCAGACTGTTGTAGACCATACTGTTGTAGACCAGACTGTTGTAGACCTCCATACTGTTGTCGACCAGACTGA